One Campylobacter sp. RM16192 genomic region harbors:
- the secG gene encoding preprotein translocase subunit SecG → MSSFFLVLQFILAAVLTVAVLLQKSSSIGLGAYSGSNESLFGAKGPAGFLAKFTFVIGIIFILNTLALGYTYNTKTKKSIIDSVDTTNIVVPEKAPSVPAVPNAPAAPSK, encoded by the coding sequence GTGAGTTCATTTTTTTTAGTCTTGCAATTTATTTTAGCAGCCGTATTAACCGTTGCGGTCTTGCTTCAAAAGAGTTCATCCATAGGACTTGGGGCTTATAGTGGAAGTAACGAGAGTCTGTTTGGAGCAAAAGGCCCGGCGGGATTTTTAGCCAAATTTACTTTTGTGATAGGAATTATTTTTATACTAAATACACTTGCTTTAGGCTACACTTATAATACGAAAACAAAAAAATCAATTATAGATAGCGTAGATACTACAAATATTGTGGTTCCGGAAAAAGCGCCTAGCGTACCTGCGGTACCAAATGCTCCGGCAGCACCGTCTAAATAA
- a CDS encoding Bax inhibitor-1/YccA family protein, translated as MSLYNRNYASSREQEIANEYSQSSLSTFIKQTYQLFAASLLAASVGAYVGLFSSLGAMVANNYWLFVILEIGVLIGLMFVKRKAGLNLVLLFAFTFISGLTLTPILGRTFAMPGGAAIVAQAFTMTTVAFGTLSVFAMNTKRDFTTMGKMLFITLIVVMVAAIMNIFMQSPMLQLVIASVSAVLFSAYILYDTQNIIRGNYETPIDGAIALYLDFVNLFVALLQILGIFGRDE; from the coding sequence ATGAGCTTATACAATAGAAATTATGCAAGCTCTCGCGAGCAAGAGATAGCCAACGAGTACTCTCAAAGCTCTCTTAGCACATTTATCAAGCAAACTTATCAGCTATTTGCCGCTTCGCTTTTAGCAGCGAGCGTAGGTGCTTATGTTGGGCTTTTTAGCTCACTTGGAGCAATGGTAGCCAATAACTACTGGCTATTTGTAATACTTGAAATAGGCGTTTTAATAGGCCTTATGTTTGTTAAACGCAAGGCAGGATTAAATTTAGTCCTACTATTTGCCTTTACATTTATTAGCGGACTTACACTTACGCCTATTTTAGGACGTACATTTGCCATGCCTGGAGGAGCTGCCATAGTGGCTCAAGCGTTTACTATGACAACTGTTGCTTTTGGAACATTAAGTGTATTTGCCATGAATACAAAGCGTGATTTTACAACTATGGGCAAGATGCTTTTTATAACACTTATCGTGGTTATGGTGGCAGCTATCATGAATATATTTATGCAAAGCCCAATGCTTCAACTTGTAATAGCTAGCGTAAGTGCAGTTTTATTTAGTGCATACATCCTTTATGATACTCAAAACATAATTCGTGGCAACTACGAAACTCCTATAGATGGAGCAATTGCGCTATATCTTGACTTCGTAAATCTTTTTGTTGCCCTACTTCAAATTTTAGGAATCTTTGGTAGAGATGAATAA
- a CDS encoding carbonic anhydrase: MESLLSGAIKFMEEDFVAHKTLFESLSDKQIPHTLFVGCIDSRVVPNLITNTLPGDLVVVRNIANIIPPYRRSEEYLATTSAIEYALQSLKVENVIICGHSNCGGCAALYLEESKFENIPNVKRWLDLLGHIKKDVEVATRNNPAKREWLTERLNVVNSFQNLLTYPDVKAKFRDGSLKIYAWHYIIETGEIYNYNPVSKTFRLLGVDK, encoded by the coding sequence ATGGAGTCACTTTTAAGCGGCGCGATTAAATTTATGGAAGAGGATTTTGTGGCACACAAAACTCTATTTGAGAGCCTTAGCGACAAGCAAATTCCTCATACTCTTTTTGTCGGCTGCATTGACTCTAGGGTTGTGCCAAATTTGATCACAAATACGTTGCCGGGAGATCTTGTGGTGGTTAGAAATATCGCAAATATCATACCTCCATATAGAAGAAGTGAGGAGTATCTGGCTACCACTTCGGCGATCGAATATGCCCTGCAAAGCTTAAAAGTAGAAAATGTAATTATCTGTGGTCATTCAAACTGCGGAGGCTGTGCCGCTTTATATCTTGAAGAGAGTAAATTCGAAAACATACCAAACGTAAAAAGGTGGCTTGATCTGCTTGGACACATAAAAAAAGATGTCGAAGTTGCTACTAGAAACAATCCCGCCAAAAGAGAGTGGCTTACAGAGCGACTAAATGTAGTAAATTCATTTCAAAATTTACTTACATACCCAGATGTAAAGGCTAAATTTAGAGATGGAAGCCTTAAAATTTACGCTTGGCACTATATAATAGAAACTGGTGAAATTTACAACTATAACCCTGTTTCAAAGACTTTTAGACTGCTTGGAGTGGACAAATGA
- a CDS encoding thiamine-phosphate pyrophosphorylase, whose protein sequence is MNKNLDERIYRVVDANLNRLKEGLRVVEDIRRYVFDDKALSIKIKILRHKANIDSSEFIKFRDSINDVLKPSISNELTRIDLQDIQIANIKRAQESARVLEECFKLIKIEYSEIFKSIRYELYAIEKEI, encoded by the coding sequence ATGAATAAAAATTTAGATGAGCGCATCTACCGAGTGGTAGATGCCAATCTAAACAGACTTAAAGAGGGGCTTAGAGTTGTTGAAGATATAAGAAGATATGTATTTGACGACAAAGCCCTCTCTATAAAAATTAAAATTTTACGCCACAAAGCTAATATCGACTCAAGCGAATTTATTAAATTTCGAGACTCTATTAATGATGTCTTAAAACCAAGCATATCAAACGAACTAACCAGAATAGATTTACAAGATATTCAGATAGCAAATATAAAACGAGCGCAAGAGAGTGCAAGGGTTTTAGAAGAGTGCTTCAAACTAATCAAAATAGAATACTCAGAAATTTTTAAGTCCATAAGATACGAACTATACGCTATAGAAAAAGAAATTTAG